Below is a genomic region from Gemmatimonadales bacterium.
CTCGGCGTCGTCTCCAACAGCGACGGCCGGGTGGAGAGCGCGCTGGAGGCGGCCGGCCTCCGAGAGTATTTCGATGTGGTGATCGATTCGGCGCTGGCGGGCGTGGAGAAGCCCGACCCCGCTATCTTCCGGGCCGCGCTCGCGGCCCTCGAGGTGTCTCCGGGCGAGGCGCTTTACGTGGGTGATCTGTACGAGATCGACGTGCTGGGAGCCCGGGCCGCCGGCCTCGCCGCGGTGCTGCTGCTCGACCCGGCCGACACCGCGCCCGATGGCTGCCGCACCTTCGCCACGCTGGCCGCGCTCACGGACGACCTGTTGCAGGAGAGAGTCTCGACATGACCGCATCGGGTTCGCTGCGTACCGGCCGGGAGCGTCCGTTGCCACGGCCGATACGGGTACTCGTCGCCAAGCCCGGCCTCGACGGCCACGATCGCGGGGCCAAGGTCGTGGCGGCCGCCCTGCGGGACGCGGGCATGGAGGTGGTCTACACCGGCCTGCATCAGACGCCGGAAATGATCGCCACGGCGGCGGTGCAGGAGGACGTCGATGTGGTGGGGCTCTCGATCCTCTCCGGCGCGCACATGACGCTGTTCCCCCGGGTCCGCGCCCTGCTGGACGAGATGGGTCGACCGGAGGTGCTGGTCACCGGAGGCGGCATCATTCCGGCCGAGGACATGGCCGCCTTACAGGAAAGGGGCATCGGCCGGCTCTTCGGCCCGGGCACGCGGACTGCCGACCTCGTCGAGTACATCGAGTCCTGGGCCGCCGAGCACTTCGAACCTTGAGCCGGCTCCGAGCGCTCACCGAGGAGTATCTCCATCTCGCCGCCCGCCTGCGGCAGGGCGGGGGCTCCGGCCGCATCGCCAAGATGCACCAGCAAGGCAAGCTCGCCCCCCGCGAGCGGGTCGAGCGCCTGCTCGATCCGGGCGCCCCATGGCTGGAGCTAGGTCTGCTCGTCGCCTACGACCAGTATGATGGCCAGGCCCCGGGCGCGGGGGTCATCACCGGCATCGGTGTGGTGGAGGGTCGCGAGGTCGTGGTGGTGGCCAACGACGCCACCGTCAAGGCGGGGTCCTGGTGGCCGGAGACGATTCGCAAGATCCTCCGGGCCCAGGAAGTGGCTATGCGGCAGCGGATCCCGATCATCTATCTGGTGGACAGCGCGGGAGTGAACCTGCCCTATCAGGGCGGGGTCTTCCCCGGACAGTACGGCGCCGCCCGCATCTTCTACTACAACTCGATCATGCGCCGGTATCTCCGGGTGCCGCAGATCAGTGCCGTCATGGGAAGCTGCGTGGCTGGCGGAGCGTATCTGCCCGCCCTCTCCGATGTCATCTTCATGGTCGAAGGCACCAGCTTCATGGGACTCGGGGGGCCCAACCTGGTGAAGGGCGCCACCGGCCAGACCATCGACGCCGAGAGCCTGGGCGGCGCGGTCACCCACACCGAGCTGAGCGCGGTGGCGCATTACCGGGCCGCCAACGACACCGACTGCCTCGGACGGATCCGGGAATACGTGGGGCGTCTACCGAGGATGGACGGCTTGAACCACCGGGTGCGGCCCGCG
It encodes:
- a CDS encoding cobalamin B12-binding domain-containing protein, producing MTASGSLRTGRERPLPRPIRVLVAKPGLDGHDRGAKVVAAALRDAGMEVVYTGLHQTPEMIATAAVQEDVDVVGLSILSGAHMTLFPRVRALLDEMGRPEVLVTGGGIIPAEDMAALQERGIGRLFGPGTRTADLVEYIESWAAEHFEP